In the Phaseolus vulgaris cultivar G19833 chromosome 7, P. vulgaris v2.0, whole genome shotgun sequence genome, one interval contains:
- the LOC137830063 gene encoding syntaxin-43-like isoform X2 produces MWCTLNFCSKGPNAINVGLPPAWVDLSEEISANVQRARTKMAELAKAHAKALMPSFGDGKEDQHTIETLTHEITDLIKRSEKRLRRLSASGPSEDSNVRKNVQRSIATDLQNLSVELRKKQSTYLKRLRLQKEGQDGVDLEINLNGGKSRYEDDDLDNMVFNEHQMAKLKKSEAFTVEREKEIQHVVESVNELAQIMKDLSVLVIDQGTIVDRIDYNIQNVATTVEDGLKQLQKAERTQKKGGMVMCATVLVIMCFVMLVLLIIKEIIL; encoded by the exons ATGTGGTGCACTCTTAATTTTTGCAG TAAGGGTCCAAATGCAATCAATGTGGGACTACCTCCTGCATGGGTGGATTTGTCGGAAGAAATATCAGCAAATGTGCAACGTGCACGAACAAAAATGGCAGAGTTGGCCAAGGCTCACGCAAAGGCTTTGATGCCGTCATTTGGAGATGGGAAAGAAGATCAACATACTATCGAGACTCTAACACACGAGATAACTGACTTAATAAAGAGGTCGGAGAAGAGACTTCGGAGACTTTCTGCTTCTGGGCCTTCTGAGGATTCCAATGTCAGGAAAAACGTGCAG CGATCTATTGCTACTGACCTTCAGAACCTCTCTGTTGAGCTACGCAAGAAACAATCAACTTATTTAAAGCGCCTCAGACTACAAAAAGAG GGTCAAGATGGAGTTGATCTAGAGATCAACTTAAATGGAGGTAAATCAAGATACGAAGATGATGATTTGGATAATATG GTATTTAATGAGCATCAAATGGCCAAGCTAAAAAAAAGTGAAGCATTCACAGtggaaagagagaaagagatcCAGCAT GTTGTGGAATCTGTGAACGAGCTTGCTCAGATCATGAAGGATTTGTCAGTGCTAGTCATAGACCAG GGAACTATCGTCGATAGAATAGACTACAACATTCAGAATGTTGCAACCACAGTTGAGGATGGCCTTAAACAGCTGCAGAAG GCAGAGCGAACTCAGAAAAAGGGGGGTATGGTAATGTGTGCTACTGTGCTTGTCATCATGTGCTTCGTAATGTTGGTTCTCTTAATCATTAAGGAAATTATATTGTGA
- the LOC137830065 gene encoding protein DEHYDRATION-INDUCED 19 homolog 3, which translates to MDGDSTWSARLSSASRRYQSALQSRSDMFMGFDENDGDDDIREEFLCPFCSEYFDIVGLCCHIDEEHPMEAKNGVCPVCALRVGVDMVAHITLQHGSIFKMQRKRKSRKGGSYSTLSLLRKELREGNLQSLFGGSSCIVSSSNAADPLLSSFILPLANEHTTSQPHLHTEARSSKRGSDESVSTRNVETSTLSVKDKEEKAKRCEFVQGLLLSTILDENL; encoded by the exons ATGGACGGTGATTCCACTTGGAGTGCTCGTCTCTCTTCCGCCTCTAGGCGCTACCAATCCGCTCTCCAATCTCGATCAG ACATGTTCATGGGTTTCGATGAAAATGATGGGGATGATGACATAAGGGAGGAGTTTCTCTGCCCATTCTGTTCCGAGTACTTTGATATTGTTGGATTATGCTGCCACATTGACGAAGAACATCCAATGGAAGCAAAAAATGGG GTATGTCCAGTTTGTGCATTGAGGGTGGGGGTTGATATGGTGGCACATATAACTCTACAACATGGGAGTATATTTAAG ATGCAGCGAAAAAGGAAATCACGGAAAGGTGGATCTTATTCAACACTATCATTATTGAGGAAGGAGCTACGAGAAGGAAATTTGCAGTCCCTTTTTGGTGGATCTTCATGTATAGTATCCTCATCTAATGCAGCTGATCCCCTGTTGTCATCATTTATACTGCCTTTAGCTAATGAACATACCACCTCTCAGCCTCACTTACACACTGAGGCAAGATCATCTAAAAGGGGCTCAGATGAGAGTGTGTCAACAAG AAATGTGGAGACATCAACCTTGTCAGTTAAGGATAAGGAGGAGAAGGCAAAAAGATGCGAGTTTGTTCAAGGGCTGTTGCTGTCCACCATACTTGATGAAAATTTATGA
- the LOC137830063 gene encoding syntaxin-43-like isoform X1, protein MATRNRTLLFRKHRDALKSVRIPSFSSPQSTSSRGGGGPVIELVSTSLLNPNRSYAPLSTDDPGNSSKGPNAINVGLPPAWVDLSEEISANVQRARTKMAELAKAHAKALMPSFGDGKEDQHTIETLTHEITDLIKRSEKRLRRLSASGPSEDSNVRKNVQRSIATDLQNLSVELRKKQSTYLKRLRLQKEGQDGVDLEINLNGGKSRYEDDDLDNMVFNEHQMAKLKKSEAFTVEREKEIQHVVESVNELAQIMKDLSVLVIDQGTIVDRIDYNIQNVATTVEDGLKQLQKAERTQKKGGMVMCATVLVIMCFVMLVLLIIKEIIL, encoded by the exons ATGGCGACGAGAAATCGCACTCTGCTTTTCAGAAAACACAGAGATGCGTTGAAGAGTGTTCGCATTCCCTCCTTCTCTTCGCCGCAGTCCACCTCCTCCCGCGGCGGCGGTGGCCCCGTCATCGAATTGGTCAGCACCTCGCTTCTCAATCCCAATCGCTCTTACGCTCCGCTTAGTACCGATGATCCTGGCAATTCGAG TAAGGGTCCAAATGCAATCAATGTGGGACTACCTCCTGCATGGGTGGATTTGTCGGAAGAAATATCAGCAAATGTGCAACGTGCACGAACAAAAATGGCAGAGTTGGCCAAGGCTCACGCAAAGGCTTTGATGCCGTCATTTGGAGATGGGAAAGAAGATCAACATACTATCGAGACTCTAACACACGAGATAACTGACTTAATAAAGAGGTCGGAGAAGAGACTTCGGAGACTTTCTGCTTCTGGGCCTTCTGAGGATTCCAATGTCAGGAAAAACGTGCAG CGATCTATTGCTACTGACCTTCAGAACCTCTCTGTTGAGCTACGCAAGAAACAATCAACTTATTTAAAGCGCCTCAGACTACAAAAAGAG GGTCAAGATGGAGTTGATCTAGAGATCAACTTAAATGGAGGTAAATCAAGATACGAAGATGATGATTTGGATAATATG GTATTTAATGAGCATCAAATGGCCAAGCTAAAAAAAAGTGAAGCATTCACAGtggaaagagagaaagagatcCAGCAT GTTGTGGAATCTGTGAACGAGCTTGCTCAGATCATGAAGGATTTGTCAGTGCTAGTCATAGACCAG GGAACTATCGTCGATAGAATAGACTACAACATTCAGAATGTTGCAACCACAGTTGAGGATGGCCTTAAACAGCTGCAGAAG GCAGAGCGAACTCAGAAAAAGGGGGGTATGGTAATGTGTGCTACTGTGCTTGTCATCATGTGCTTCGTAATGTTGGTTCTCTTAATCATTAAGGAAATTATATTGTGA